The following coding sequences lie in one Takifugu rubripes chromosome 8, fTakRub1.2, whole genome shotgun sequence genomic window:
- the LOC101063285 gene encoding perilipin-2 isoform X1 codes for MAAAAVLSNPQSAVERVSSLPLVSSTYGLLSSVYSGTKHTHRYLRSVCEAAELGVRSLGSAALLTAAPIIHRLEPQIAVANDLACKGLDRIEKRLPILHRPSEQIVSSAKDAVSSARDSVSDTLSTAVERTRGAVLGGMDRTRAAVSGSIGTILESRVVRLVSSGVDTALSTSESLVDQYLPGTEDEQELETRTLRGFDAAAPSYYVRLECLSTRLRQRAYSRAVSKILEARRRGRSLVPELQSPADLIQYGRKSIQLSALWGSGGPAPETGHDAQVMESRTLALARSLTQQLQTTCLVLVSSLQGLPTHLQQEALSLSHSASHAYLSVSRVRLDRVRESLDGVMDYMVNNTPLNWLVGPFYPHMVAVETPAVSPQDRPVAPPPAVAPPPPEVCEEVEPPPEEVEPPQEAS; via the exons ATGGCGGCAGCGGCGGTTCTTTCCAACCCG CAGAGCGCGGTGGAGCGGGTCAGCAGCCTCCCCCTGGTGAGCTCCACCTACGGCCTGCTCTCCTCCGTCTACTCCGGAACCAAACACACCCACCGGTACCTGCGCAGCGTGTGCGAGGCGGCCGAGCTGGGCGTCCGCAGCCTGGGCTCGGCCGCCCTGCTCACCGCCGCCCCCATCATCCACCGGCTGGAACCGCAGA TTGCCGTTGCCAACGACCTGGCCTGTAAAGGTTTGGACCGGATCGAGAAGAGGCTGCCGATTCTTCACCGGCCCTCGGAGCAG ATTGTGTCCAGTGCCAAAGATGCGGTGTCCAGCGCCAGGGACAGCGTCTCGGACACGCTCAGCACCGCCGTGGAGAGGACCCGCGGGGCGGTGCTGGGTGGGATGGACCGGACCCGAGCGGCGGTCAGCGGCAGCATCGGCACCATTCTGGAGAGCCGAGTGGTCCGGCTGGTCAGCAGCGGCGTGGACACGGCGCTGAGCACCTCCGAGAGCCTGGTGGACCAGTACCTGCCGGGGACGGAGGACGAGCAGG AGCTGGAGACCCGAACCCTCCGAGGCTTCGATGCGGCGGCGCCGAGCTACTACGTGCGTCTGGAGTGCCTCTCGACCCGGCTGAGGCAGCGGGCCTACAGCAGAGCCGTGTCCAAGATCCTGGAGGCCCGGCGGCGAGGCCGCAGCCTGGTGCCGGAGCTGCAGTCCCCCGCGGACCTG ATCCAGTACGGCAGGAAGAGCATCCAGCTGAGCGCTCTGTGGGGGTCCGGCGGTCCAGCCCCGGAGACGGGTCACGACGCCCAG GTGATGGAGTCCcggaccctggccctggcccgctccctgacccagcagctccagaccacctgcctggtcctggtctccagcctgcagggcctccccacccacctccagcaggaggcgctgtcCCTCAGCCACTCCGCCTCGCACGCCTACCTGAGCGTCAGCCGGGTCCGACTGGACCGGGTCAGGGAGTCCCTGGACGGGGTCATGGACTACATGGTCAACAACACGCCGCTCAACTGGCTGGTGGGGCCCTTTTATCCCCACATGGTTGCCGTGGAGACGCCGGCCGTGAGCCCCCAGGACCGGCcggtggccccgccccctgcggtggccccgccccctccagaggtgtgtgaggaggtggagcctcctcctgaggaggtGGAGCCTCCTCAGGAAGCCTCCTGA
- the LOC101063285 gene encoding perilipin-2 isoform X2 produces the protein MAAAAVLSNPSAVERVSSLPLVSSTYGLLSSVYSGTKHTHRYLRSVCEAAELGVRSLGSAALLTAAPIIHRLEPQIAVANDLACKGLDRIEKRLPILHRPSEQIVSSAKDAVSSARDSVSDTLSTAVERTRGAVLGGMDRTRAAVSGSIGTILESRVVRLVSSGVDTALSTSESLVDQYLPGTEDEQELETRTLRGFDAAAPSYYVRLECLSTRLRQRAYSRAVSKILEARRRGRSLVPELQSPADLIQYGRKSIQLSALWGSGGPAPETGHDAQVMESRTLALARSLTQQLQTTCLVLVSSLQGLPTHLQQEALSLSHSASHAYLSVSRVRLDRVRESLDGVMDYMVNNTPLNWLVGPFYPHMVAVETPAVSPQDRPVAPPPAVAPPPPEVCEEVEPPPEEVEPPQEAS, from the exons ATGGCGGCAGCGGCGGTTCTTTCCAACCCG AGCGCGGTGGAGCGGGTCAGCAGCCTCCCCCTGGTGAGCTCCACCTACGGCCTGCTCTCCTCCGTCTACTCCGGAACCAAACACACCCACCGGTACCTGCGCAGCGTGTGCGAGGCGGCCGAGCTGGGCGTCCGCAGCCTGGGCTCGGCCGCCCTGCTCACCGCCGCCCCCATCATCCACCGGCTGGAACCGCAGA TTGCCGTTGCCAACGACCTGGCCTGTAAAGGTTTGGACCGGATCGAGAAGAGGCTGCCGATTCTTCACCGGCCCTCGGAGCAG ATTGTGTCCAGTGCCAAAGATGCGGTGTCCAGCGCCAGGGACAGCGTCTCGGACACGCTCAGCACCGCCGTGGAGAGGACCCGCGGGGCGGTGCTGGGTGGGATGGACCGGACCCGAGCGGCGGTCAGCGGCAGCATCGGCACCATTCTGGAGAGCCGAGTGGTCCGGCTGGTCAGCAGCGGCGTGGACACGGCGCTGAGCACCTCCGAGAGCCTGGTGGACCAGTACCTGCCGGGGACGGAGGACGAGCAGG AGCTGGAGACCCGAACCCTCCGAGGCTTCGATGCGGCGGCGCCGAGCTACTACGTGCGTCTGGAGTGCCTCTCGACCCGGCTGAGGCAGCGGGCCTACAGCAGAGCCGTGTCCAAGATCCTGGAGGCCCGGCGGCGAGGCCGCAGCCTGGTGCCGGAGCTGCAGTCCCCCGCGGACCTG ATCCAGTACGGCAGGAAGAGCATCCAGCTGAGCGCTCTGTGGGGGTCCGGCGGTCCAGCCCCGGAGACGGGTCACGACGCCCAG GTGATGGAGTCCcggaccctggccctggcccgctccctgacccagcagctccagaccacctgcctggtcctggtctccagcctgcagggcctccccacccacctccagcaggaggcgctgtcCCTCAGCCACTCCGCCTCGCACGCCTACCTGAGCGTCAGCCGGGTCCGACTGGACCGGGTCAGGGAGTCCCTGGACGGGGTCATGGACTACATGGTCAACAACACGCCGCTCAACTGGCTGGTGGGGCCCTTTTATCCCCACATGGTTGCCGTGGAGACGCCGGCCGTGAGCCCCCAGGACCGGCcggtggccccgccccctgcggtggccccgccccctccagaggtgtgtgaggaggtggagcctcctcctgaggaggtGGAGCCTCCTCAGGAAGCCTCCTGA
- the cdca9 gene encoding borealin-2, whose product MPVDKRGEAGRSQNQEQLNRGRLALFLQQVEKEAEERMNELEAKMENMLVTIDKAFKVEMMKMPPSLLNTRIGDLISEEDLFSRPEASITLKNESELVPPSLRRVPSRRGDAQASTSSSSTPPQQVVGKDLQGRAAKTLAASSSTGKLSRSLSATSKRSQSRTPKTAEPIKPKLRSVVSTGDLHCTVAASAAHISITTAQGQTVTFSGETKGDLINLDALDDVTWRQINKLTVSISPSMLR is encoded by the exons ATGCCAGTGGATAAGCGTGGGGAGGCAGGCAGGAGCCAGAACCAAGAGCAGCTGAACCGGGGCAGGCTGGCcctgttcctgcagcaggtggagaaaGAAG CTGAGGAGCGCATGAACGAGCTGGAGGCCAAAATGGAGAACATGTTGGTGACCATAGACAAGGCGTTCAaggtggagatgatgaagatgcccCCGTCCCTGCTCAACACCCGGATCGGGGACCTGATCAGCG AGGAGGACCTCTTCTCCAGACCTGAGGCGTCCATCACCCTGAAG aacGAGTCCGAGCTGGTGCCGCCGTCCCTCCGGAGGGTTCCCAGTCGGAGGGGCGACGCGCAGGCTtccacgtcctcgtcctccacccccccccaacaggtcGTCGGCAAAGACCTCCAAG GAAGAGCAGCGAAAACACTGgcggccagcagcagcaccgggaAGCTCAg CAGGAGTTTGTCAGCCACCTCCAAAAGGAGTCAGAGCCGCACGCCCAAGACCGCGGAGCCCATCAAGCCCAAACTCAG GTCGGTGGTCTCCACCGGAGATCTGCACTGCACCGTGGCGGCCTCAGCTGCTCACATCTCCATCACCACGGCGCAGGGACAG ACCGTCACGTTCTCGGGGGAGACCAAGGGCGACCTGATCAACCTGGACGCGCTGGACGATGTAACCTGGCGGCAGATCAACAAGCTAACGGTAAGCATCTCGCCGTCGATGCTACGTTGA